One window of the Shewanella cyperi genome contains the following:
- a CDS encoding M48 family metallopeptidase yields the protein MAEYSNPRLPEGINVSTEHPLKDFLHLLLVTGLGLAAALFLLILASDFLVRYIPISYEAALASKLPQLVAQSAVTEAATTEDRAKVQAYLDRLAGKIGTHMALPPELTPKIHYVDADLVNAFATLDGQVFIFRGLLEQVHSENALAFVIAHELGHLKLRHPIKALGRGLVVVVALTAIAGVSETALPDWLVNTGGQATLLSFSRDMELDADGQAMNAMLATYGHLAGSGELFDYLAHQEGFKVPALLSTHPAPDSRIRAINERTLQVKASAIAEPLPESDKVALTGMSPVCLQDNICLPYPLLPLDKPGP from the coding sequence ATGGCTGAATACAGCAATCCCCGGCTGCCGGAGGGCATCAATGTCAGTACGGAACATCCGCTGAAGGACTTCCTGCACCTGCTGCTGGTAACGGGCCTGGGGCTCGCCGCAGCCTTGTTCCTGTTAATCCTGGCGTCGGATTTCCTGGTTCGCTACATCCCCATAAGCTATGAAGCGGCTCTGGCCAGCAAATTGCCCCAGCTGGTTGCCCAGAGCGCCGTAACGGAAGCCGCTACAACCGAAGACAGGGCCAAGGTGCAGGCTTACCTCGACCGCTTGGCCGGCAAGATAGGCACCCATATGGCACTGCCGCCGGAACTGACACCCAAAATACATTATGTGGACGCGGATCTGGTTAACGCCTTTGCCACCCTGGATGGCCAGGTGTTCATCTTTCGTGGCCTGCTGGAGCAGGTGCACAGCGAAAACGCACTGGCCTTCGTCATTGCCCATGAACTTGGGCACCTTAAATTACGTCATCCGATCAAGGCACTGGGACGGGGATTGGTGGTCGTGGTTGCCCTGACGGCCATTGCCGGGGTGTCCGAGACCGCCTTGCCGGACTGGTTGGTGAACACAGGAGGCCAGGCGACCTTGCTATCGTTCAGCCGCGATATGGAACTGGATGCCGATGGGCAGGCGATGAACGCCATGCTTGCCACCTACGGGCATCTGGCGGGCAGTGGCGAGCTGTTTGATTATCTGGCGCACCAGGAAGGCTTCAAGGTGCCTGCCCTGCTGAGTACTCACCCCGCCCCGGATAGCCGTATTCGGGCCATTAACGAGCGCACTTTACAGGTGAAGGCGAGCGCTATAGCCGAGCCACTCCCTGAGTCAGATAAGGTTGCACTTACCGGCATGTCGCCTGTGTGCCTGCAAGACAACATCTGCCTGCCTTACCCCTTGCTGCCCCTTGATAAGCCGGGGCCTTGA
- a CDS encoding YbjQ family protein: MDQLINLGIFLSLVLIGYIFGRMAERRHFKSIREREANLADILTFSERKIPTDFDNCRGQLVSGAVVVSVDYFKMVSAGLRNLVGGRVSAYESLLERARREAQLRMKEEARRLGAKAVFNVRLETSAISQGQNNQTRSVEVYAYGTALIAPANG; the protein is encoded by the coding sequence ATGGACCAACTCATTAATCTGGGCATATTTCTGAGCCTGGTGCTCATAGGCTACATTTTTGGTCGCATGGCCGAACGGCGGCACTTCAAATCCATCCGCGAGCGTGAGGCAAACCTTGCGGACATACTGACCTTCAGTGAACGCAAAATCCCCACAGATTTCGATAACTGCCGTGGCCAACTGGTTAGCGGCGCCGTGGTTGTATCCGTGGACTACTTCAAAATGGTGTCCGCGGGACTGCGCAATCTGGTGGGAGGTCGGGTTAGCGCCTATGAATCACTGCTGGAACGTGCCAGACGCGAAGCCCAGCTGCGGATGAAGGAAGAAGCGCGGCGTTTGGGAGCCAAGGCAGTATTCAACGTCCGTTTGGAAACCTCGGCCATAAGCCAGGGGCAAAATAATCAGACCCGCAGTGTCGAGGTGTATGCCTATGGCACTGCCTTGATTGCGCCCGCCAATGGCTGA
- a CDS encoding YbjQ family protein, translating to MEITNIETIPGKNIVKHLGMVQGNTVRAKHIGRDFMAGLKNIVGGELVGYTELLNESREEATQRMISQAQAIGANAVVNVRFSTSSVTAGAAELFVYGTAVLVE from the coding sequence ATGGAAATCACTAACATAGAAACGATTCCAGGAAAAAACATAGTCAAGCATCTGGGCATGGTGCAAGGGAATACAGTGCGGGCCAAGCACATTGGCCGTGACTTTATGGCCGGCCTGAAAAATATTGTTGGCGGTGAATTGGTAGGCTATACCGAACTGCTCAATGAATCACGGGAAGAGGCCACCCAACGCATGATCTCCCAGGCCCAGGCCATAGGAGCCAACGCCGTGGTCAATGTACGCTTCTCCACTTCCAGCGTCACCGCGGGGGCCGCCGAATTGTTTGTCTATGGCACAGCCGTGTTGGTCGAGTAA
- a CDS encoding site-2 protease family protein, which yields MDNALELLNIDCLGKPLRLEASLAGWQQLFWNNHLVSEKSASADNQGLKVHEFQLQSASAELPLQIRLETDLIWQPFSLDYRLLIDDEVVSQGKRNARDLERQQPSTVRPQERKLSLAGLGSLLFKLLKSAKVIKVALAGASLAAYSWLFSFQFALALILCLVVHEYGHVRAMKYFGMKTKGFYLIPFMGGVALTDDKINTRWQDVVIAIMGPVFGLLMSLACLLVWWVTDNPLFAGLAAFNALLNLFNLLPILPLDGGHVVKSISFSMNSITGLLICVGGAIFGVYISYKLGLSLLGFLLLIGCAEIMLEWRSRHQSHLLPLDRYGQIFSAVWYLLTLGAFVAIIWFFAGTGDGNHILGLPLKILQS from the coding sequence CTGGACAACGCATTGGAACTCTTGAATATCGACTGCCTTGGCAAGCCGCTGCGACTGGAAGCATCGCTGGCTGGCTGGCAACAACTTTTCTGGAATAATCATCTGGTATCGGAAAAGTCAGCCAGCGCTGACAACCAGGGGTTGAAAGTACATGAATTCCAACTGCAGTCCGCCAGCGCGGAACTGCCATTGCAGATCCGTCTGGAAACCGACCTGATCTGGCAACCCTTCTCTTTGGACTACCGCTTGCTGATCGATGATGAAGTGGTCAGCCAGGGCAAACGCAACGCCAGGGATCTTGAGCGACAGCAACCCAGCACAGTCCGGCCCCAGGAGCGCAAGCTGAGCCTGGCGGGCTTGGGCTCACTGCTGTTTAAACTGCTGAAAAGTGCCAAGGTGATCAAGGTGGCCCTGGCCGGAGCCAGCCTGGCGGCCTATTCCTGGCTGTTTTCATTTCAGTTTGCCCTGGCGCTGATCCTGTGTCTTGTGGTGCATGAGTATGGCCATGTGCGGGCGATGAAATACTTCGGCATGAAGACCAAGGGATTTTACCTCATCCCCTTTATGGGCGGCGTTGCCCTCACCGATGACAAGATCAATACCCGCTGGCAGGACGTAGTGATTGCCATCATGGGGCCCGTCTTCGGGTTACTGATGTCACTGGCATGCCTGCTTGTCTGGTGGGTGACCGACAATCCCCTGTTCGCCGGTCTGGCAGCCTTCAACGCCCTGTTGAACCTGTTCAACCTGCTGCCCATTTTGCCCCTGGACGGCGGCCATGTGGTCAAGAGCATCAGCTTCTCAATGAACAGCATCACAGGTCTGCTTATTTGTGTGGGCGGCGCCATCTTTGGGGTCTATATCAGCTACAAACTGGGGTTGAGCCTGCTGGGCTTCCTGCTGCTGATCGGCTGTGCCGAAATCATGTTGGAATGGCGCAGCCGCCATCAGAGTCATCTGTTGCCGCTGGACCGATACGGACAAATCTTTTCTGCTGTATGGTATCTGCTGACCCTGGGTGCTTTTGTGGCCATCATCTGGTTCTTCGCCGGCACGGGCGATGGCAATCATATATTGGGCCTGCCGCTGAAGATATTGCAAAGCTGA
- a CDS encoding DUF4144 family protein, whose translation MKSIINDIHWPAIIKLVNSDELLLLESPRDWLEIACLYQHSFQEGDCLADSDGQQYRISAPEAQQDSPVAHLPNLSPQSFPLTPLELLPWVKAHALAAGQCCIAKLGFTTVAQGIELVRSLDS comes from the coding sequence ATGAAAAGCATTATTAATGACATTCACTGGCCAGCCATCATTAAGCTGGTCAACAGCGATGAGCTGCTGCTCCTGGAATCCCCCCGGGACTGGCTGGAAATTGCCTGCCTGTATCAACACAGCTTTCAGGAAGGAGACTGTCTGGCGGACAGTGACGGCCAACAGTATCGAATAAGTGCACCGGAGGCCCAGCAAGACAGCCCGGTCGCACACTTGCCAAACCTGAGTCCACAATCCTTTCCCCTGACTCCGCTGGAGCTGCTGCCCTGGGTCAAAGCCCATGCCCTGGCAGCAGGCCAATGCTGCATTGCCAAACTGGGATTCACTACCGTGGCCCAGGGCATTGAGCTGGTCCGTTCACTCGATAGCTGA
- a CDS encoding DUF342 domain-containing protein, with the protein MLAPELFELSSDGNKVELRLIPNNNGPISRDDLVHLLHLPEFSSFCPLEPVIQKAVLQTNKLCGTEDGKFEQFFAVAERRDGQIEIVISDDHMQAEMIITSAWGGKQVTLQDILKALKTDGVAMGLSKQRIELLLRQLPTLAPGEQCRQIIANGKEAINGVNARLDRKVPLARERLLQPQERDDGTVDMRDLGAVIMVRPNDVLMVKIPATEGTAGYTVTGQPLEPKPGKDVTMTPGNGCDFSPKDPNKLIALVAGQPVETRSGMQVDDVLQIKNVDVKYGHVNFKGSVLVSGDVCEGMHVKATGDITVMGFVDSAILEAEGDVIVSKGVIGRQLGGNKLSTQIKAKGQICAQFVQYSQLEAEGNILVTKQLLHSHSITHGCLTVSDATGRRGDLVGGVVQADQGIKAVVIGATAGTRTELYCAMKHGDLRQELKQLDESVKALVVASLDIEGRLRKLPPKSEWQNDPVMLEQVQMMLEEKNRIQEERNREELEFEHLRIEADNYFNHYRIEAHKHIFGNVEIHIGNAFNRTQREHGPCIVSNQGQEINFDYSARG; encoded by the coding sequence ATGCTGGCGCCAGAACTGTTCGAACTCAGTAGTGATGGAAACAAAGTCGAGCTGAGGCTGATCCCCAATAACAACGGCCCCATCAGTCGGGATGATCTGGTTCATTTGCTCCACCTTCCCGAATTTTCTTCTTTCTGCCCCCTGGAACCTGTAATCCAAAAAGCCGTCCTCCAAACCAATAAGCTTTGCGGCACCGAAGATGGCAAGTTCGAACAGTTTTTTGCCGTTGCCGAACGGCGCGACGGCCAGATCGAAATTGTGATCAGTGACGATCACATGCAGGCCGAGATGATCATCACCTCGGCCTGGGGTGGTAAACAAGTGACCTTGCAGGACATTCTCAAGGCACTCAAGACCGACGGCGTGGCCATGGGCCTGAGCAAACAGCGCATCGAGCTGCTGCTCCGCCAATTACCAACCCTGGCACCGGGCGAACAATGCCGCCAGATCATTGCCAACGGCAAGGAAGCGATCAACGGCGTCAATGCCCGACTGGATCGCAAGGTCCCCCTGGCCCGTGAGCGTCTGCTGCAACCCCAGGAAAGGGATGATGGTACAGTGGATATGCGCGATCTGGGTGCCGTCATCATGGTGCGTCCCAACGACGTTCTCATGGTCAAGATCCCGGCCACAGAGGGAACCGCCGGCTACACAGTCACGGGACAGCCACTGGAACCCAAGCCAGGTAAAGATGTCACCATGACCCCGGGCAATGGCTGTGATTTCTCCCCCAAGGATCCCAACAAACTTATCGCCCTGGTGGCCGGTCAGCCGGTAGAAACCCGCAGTGGCATGCAGGTTGACGATGTACTGCAAATTAAAAACGTCGATGTCAAATATGGCCATGTGAACTTCAAGGGCTCGGTGCTGGTGAGCGGCGATGTCTGTGAGGGCATGCATGTCAAGGCCACAGGTGATATCACGGTAATGGGGTTCGTTGACTCAGCCATACTGGAGGCCGAAGGCGACGTTATCGTCAGCAAGGGGGTCATTGGCAGGCAATTGGGCGGCAATAAACTCTCGACCCAAATCAAGGCCAAGGGGCAGATCTGCGCGCAGTTTGTGCAATATTCCCAGCTTGAGGCCGAGGGCAATATCCTGGTGACCAAACAATTGCTCCATAGTCACAGCATCACCCACGGCTGCCTGACGGTCAGCGACGCCACGGGCCGCAGAGGCGACTTGGTCGGCGGCGTGGTTCAGGCAGATCAGGGGATCAAAGCCGTGGTGATAGGCGCAACGGCGGGCACCCGAACCGAACTCTACTGTGCCATGAAACATGGCGATTTGAGGCAAGAACTCAAGCAACTGGATGAAAGTGTCAAAGCCCTGGTGGTCGCCAGCCTGGACATAGAGGGCCGATTGCGCAAGCTGCCGCCAAAATCAGAGTGGCAAAACGATCCTGTGATGCTCGAACAGGTGCAGATGATGCTTGAAGAGAAAAACCGCATCCAGGAAGAGCGCAACCGGGAAGAGTTGGAATTTGAACATCTGCGTATTGAAGCAGACAACTATTTCAACCACTACCGAATTGAAGCCCACAAACACATCTTCGGTAACGTGGAAATACATATAGGCAATGCCTTCAATCGCACCCAAAGGGAACATGGCCCCTGTATCGTCAGCAATCAGGGGCAGGAAATCAATTTTGATTACAGCGCCCGGGGTTAA
- a CDS encoding methyltransferase: MLTNPSQLIVRNIELLANHKVLLLNIEADTLGSELLGTATEVTALALDFNHFNQLVCHGRPGLKVEFGHELQAQDSFDSVVVFFPKAKSLAPYLFNLAAQYLKAGGQLLVCGENKGGIKSLDKLLPGCFGQAHKLDNARHCLLYLSQLEEQAPAWNLDSWIQQYSLPTPAGELVICNAVGVFSDRRLDEGTALLLDHLPRLHGRVLDFGCGAGVIAAALLKQQPELTLECVDINAMALLSCQRTMAANGMQAKIYPSDGLAQTEGRYDAIISNPPFHDGLKSTTDIATRFVEHSAAKLSDNGQWHIVANRHLPYADTIANVFGKVQVLAENNKYKVYHHRCGK; encoded by the coding sequence TTGCTGACCAATCCATCACAACTTATCGTTAGAAATATCGAACTGCTCGCCAACCACAAGGTGTTACTGCTCAATATCGAGGCCGATACCTTAGGCAGCGAATTGCTGGGGACTGCGACCGAAGTGACCGCATTAGCGCTGGATTTCAACCACTTCAATCAATTGGTCTGCCACGGTCGCCCCGGACTCAAGGTCGAGTTTGGCCACGAACTGCAAGCCCAAGACAGCTTCGACTCGGTAGTAGTTTTCTTTCCCAAGGCCAAGTCCTTGGCACCTTACCTGTTTAATTTGGCGGCCCAATATCTGAAGGCCGGCGGGCAGCTGTTGGTGTGCGGAGAAAACAAGGGCGGCATCAAGTCCCTTGATAAACTCTTGCCCGGCTGCTTTGGGCAGGCACATAAGCTGGACAATGCCCGCCATTGTCTTTTGTATTTGAGCCAATTGGAGGAGCAGGCTCCGGCCTGGAACCTGGATAGCTGGATCCAGCAGTACAGTTTGCCAACGCCGGCAGGTGAGCTGGTGATCTGTAATGCGGTCGGCGTTTTCAGCGATCGGCGCCTGGATGAGGGAACGGCACTCTTGCTTGACCACCTGCCAAGGTTGCACGGACGGGTGCTGGACTTTGGCTGCGGCGCGGGCGTTATTGCCGCGGCCCTGCTGAAGCAGCAGCCGGAACTGACGCTGGAATGCGTGGATATCAATGCCATGGCACTGCTCTCCTGCCAGCGCACCATGGCGGCCAATGGCATGCAAGCCAAAATATACCCATCGGATGGCCTGGCACAGACCGAAGGCCGCTACGACGCCATCATCTCCAATCCCCCGTTCCACGATGGACTAAAGAGCACGACCGATATCGCCACCCGCTTTGTGGAGCACAGCGCCGCCAAATTGAGCGACAACGGACAGTGGCACATTGTCGCCAACCGTCATCTGCCCTATGCCGATACCATTGCCAACGTATTTGGCAAGGTGCAGGTGTTGGCCGAAAACAACAAATACAAGGTTTACCATCACAGATGCGGCAAATAG
- a CDS encoding putative bifunctional diguanylate cyclase/phosphodiesterase: protein MAEVRPFLSLKWKLLLSVLSLMTVLTLSLGWFASRELSQQQGFLLESQQNGLQQNLNNVIHQAVDHAVDSVQQLVILYEQNEAIADMETHWADVQLRWGISALGILGRAGEPSYFLGAAPGASEKAWFERWSRASVPVWRIHCNSRCLLQVQVPILLNKQQVYFFIESELTSILANFRSQESFELAVLGSHSEHPIANAYWGRQLHSISNRSRSEPLLRQAAANWRWDEIVAGNSLYQIGDAPYAIWRFPLDQSVDGPALLVISNLVEWHQLLKQFQQSMLGLLLISLLLTALLLSMFAWSPIARLEGHVKALPLLAERRFDEVRHRLKPMHNWWQDEVDLLNGATLGLTDRLQSLEQDISDYTRELQRLAMLDGLTGLPNKAMLLHELNKAIACMGRQQDRVALLFLDLDEFKRVNDALGHDQGDELLKIIAERLTNSVRAMDTVFRQGGDEFLILLRGIGEEADVRRVIHKIFAGLQQPVVLGNHKLIITTSIGVAFCHSPSLRAEELIKHADLAMYQAKAAGRSNFRIFNEDMLLQANNRLMIEQDIGSAIAEHQLRLFLQPIVSIADGKLKGFEALLRWFHPKRGLIMPANFIPDIENSDAIIQVGNYVLAEAVQLLQRLKHKDWGELYIAVNLSARHYLAPGLAEYIRSLLLGNGISAKGLLLEVTEESVIEQVDKAMEVMAELKALGVRIAIDDFGTGYSSLSYLKQLPFDVLKIDRCFTSGIQENDADTHIVTTVIDLAHNLGRTVVAEGVESELQYEFLATAGCELAQGFLLAKPMDEHRIMSVLDSIHDSRRWPREDMPSLLAKLGT, encoded by the coding sequence ATGGCGGAAGTCAGACCTTTTCTCAGTCTGAAATGGAAACTGCTGCTGAGCGTATTGTCGCTGATGACAGTGCTTACCCTGTCATTGGGATGGTTTGCTTCCCGGGAACTGTCGCAACAGCAGGGATTTTTGCTTGAGTCACAGCAAAATGGTCTGCAGCAAAATCTCAATAATGTCATACACCAGGCGGTGGACCATGCCGTCGACTCGGTGCAGCAATTGGTCATCCTCTATGAACAGAATGAAGCTATTGCCGACATGGAGACCCATTGGGCTGACGTTCAATTGCGCTGGGGTATCAGTGCCTTGGGTATTCTTGGGCGCGCAGGTGAGCCTTCCTATTTTCTGGGGGCTGCGCCCGGTGCCAGTGAAAAGGCCTGGTTTGAGCGTTGGTCCAGGGCCTCTGTGCCTGTATGGCGTATTCATTGTAACAGTCGCTGCCTGTTGCAGGTACAGGTGCCGATACTGCTGAATAAACAGCAGGTGTATTTCTTTATTGAATCTGAATTGACCTCCATTTTGGCGAACTTCCGCTCCCAGGAATCCTTTGAGTTGGCCGTGCTCGGCAGCCATTCGGAACATCCCATAGCCAATGCTTATTGGGGCCGACAACTGCACAGCATCAGCAACCGTTCCCGCAGTGAACCCCTGTTGCGCCAGGCCGCGGCCAATTGGCGCTGGGATGAGATAGTGGCAGGCAACAGTCTGTATCAGATAGGGGATGCTCCCTATGCCATCTGGCGCTTTCCTCTGGATCAATCCGTCGATGGCCCCGCCTTGCTGGTGATCTCCAATCTGGTGGAATGGCACCAGCTGCTCAAACAGTTTCAGCAAAGTATGCTGGGGTTGCTGTTGATATCCTTGCTGTTGACTGCGTTGTTGCTGTCAATGTTCGCCTGGTCGCCCATTGCCAGGTTGGAAGGGCATGTGAAGGCCTTGCCGCTGCTGGCGGAACGACGCTTTGATGAGGTCAGGCACCGCCTCAAACCCATGCACAATTGGTGGCAGGATGAGGTGGACCTGCTCAATGGCGCCACCCTGGGATTGACCGACAGGCTTCAGTCCCTGGAGCAGGATATCAGTGATTACACCCGGGAACTGCAGCGTCTGGCCATGCTTGATGGCCTTACCGGATTACCCAATAAGGCCATGCTGCTCCACGAGCTGAACAAGGCCATTGCCTGTATGGGGCGGCAGCAGGACAGGGTGGCCTTACTGTTTCTGGATTTGGATGAGTTTAAAAGGGTCAATGATGCTTTGGGCCATGATCAGGGCGATGAATTACTGAAGATCATTGCCGAGCGCTTAACCAACAGTGTGCGGGCCATGGACACGGTATTCCGCCAGGGGGGCGATGAGTTCCTGATCCTGCTGCGTGGTATAGGTGAAGAGGCCGATGTCCGGCGGGTGATCCACAAGATTTTTGCCGGTTTACAGCAACCCGTGGTGCTGGGAAATCACAAGCTTATTATCACCACCAGCATTGGGGTCGCTTTCTGTCATTCGCCCTCGCTGCGGGCCGAAGAGTTGATTAAGCATGCGGATCTTGCCATGTACCAGGCCAAGGCCGCCGGTCGCAGCAATTTCCGCATTTTCAACGAAGATATGCTGTTGCAGGCCAATAATCGCCTGATGATAGAGCAGGACATTGGCTCCGCCATCGCAGAACATCAGCTGCGCCTGTTTTTGCAACCCATAGTCAGCATTGCCGATGGCAAGCTCAAGGGCTTTGAAGCCTTGTTGCGTTGGTTTCACCCCAAACGTGGCCTGATCATGCCGGCGAACTTTATTCCCGATATTGAAAACAGTGATGCCATTATTCAGGTGGGGAACTATGTGCTGGCGGAGGCCGTGCAACTGCTGCAGCGCCTTAAGCACAAGGACTGGGGCGAACTGTATATTGCCGTTAACCTGTCAGCACGCCATTATCTGGCTCCGGGTCTGGCGGAGTACATTCGTTCGCTTTTGCTCGGCAATGGCATAAGTGCAAAGGGGTTATTGTTGGAGGTCACAGAGGAGAGCGTGATTGAACAGGTAGACAAGGCCATGGAAGTCATGGCCGAGCTCAAGGCCTTGGGAGTGAGAATTGCCATCGATGATTTCGGCACCGGCTATTCGTCCCTGAGCTATCTGAAGCAACTGCCCTTTGATGTGCTGAAGATAGATCGCTGTTTTACGTCGGGCATTCAGGAGAATGACGCAGATACCCACATAGTCACCACTGTGATTGATTTGGCCCATAACCTTGGGCGCACCGTGGTGGCTGAAGGTGTCGAAAGTGAGCTGCAATACGAGTTTCTGGCGACCGCGGGCTGCGAGCTGGCCCAGGGATTCCTGCTGGCCAAGCCCATGGATGAGCACAGAATCATGTCTGTGCTCGACTCCATTCACGACAGCCGCCGCTGGCCAAGGGAAGATATGCCAAGCCTGCTGGCCAAGCTGGGCACCTAG
- a CDS encoding alkaline phosphatase, with protein MSLRHLSALLLCLPLCAMAADGNALVKTNTKPKNLVIMIGDGMGPAYTSAYRYFKDNPETEEIEQTVFDRLLVGMASTYPARESGYVTDSAAAATALSTGYKSYNGAIAVDTEHKPLTTLMELARGAGLATGIAVSCQINHATPAAFLSHNDSRRNYDAIAESYLDSDAQVLLGGGQRYFPDALLARFRDKGYQTLSEFDQLDGISSGKVLGLFADVQLPWAMDEPQAHKLSKLTAKALELLSAQEQGFVLLVEGSLIDWAGHGNDIAAAMGEMNEFANAIEVVEQYVRSHGDTLMVVTADHNTGGMSIGAAGEYKWTPEVLRTLNASPETMATMALANEDWQQPLAQQLAFAPSADEYAELAKARMQGKDVLESAIKRLIDVRSNTGWTTGGHTGVDVQVFAAGPASSLFNGHQDNTDIAQKLMSLLPREAKKSVATTPDAKNEPQAEAQPLKEQVVTN; from the coding sequence ATGTCATTGCGTCACCTTTCAGCCCTGCTGCTGTGCCTGCCACTGTGTGCCATGGCCGCCGATGGCAACGCCCTGGTCAAGACCAATACCAAGCCCAAAAATCTGGTGATCATGATTGGCGACGGCATGGGCCCCGCCTACACCAGCGCCTACCGCTATTTCAAGGACAACCCAGAAACCGAAGAGATAGAGCAAACCGTGTTTGACCGCCTGCTGGTCGGGATGGCCAGCACCTATCCGGCAAGGGAAAGTGGCTACGTGACCGACTCAGCGGCGGCCGCCACCGCCCTGTCCACCGGCTACAAAAGTTATAACGGTGCCATCGCCGTCGACACAGAACACAAACCACTGACCACGCTGATGGAGCTCGCCAGGGGCGCCGGCCTGGCCACAGGCATCGCCGTCAGCTGTCAGATTAACCATGCCACCCCCGCGGCCTTCCTGTCCCACAACGACAGCCGCCGCAACTACGACGCCATAGCCGAGAGCTATCTGGACAGCGATGCCCAGGTGTTGCTCGGAGGCGGCCAACGCTACTTCCCCGACGCGCTGCTCGCCCGTTTTCGCGACAAGGGTTACCAAACCCTAAGCGAGTTTGACCAGCTGGATGGCATCAGCAGTGGCAAGGTGCTGGGGCTGTTTGCCGACGTGCAACTGCCCTGGGCCATGGATGAACCGCAGGCCCACAAACTGAGCAAGCTAACGGCCAAGGCGCTGGAGTTGTTGTCCGCCCAGGAGCAAGGGTTTGTCTTGCTGGTGGAAGGCAGCCTTATCGACTGGGCCGGCCATGGCAATGACATTGCGGCCGCCATGGGAGAAATGAACGAATTCGCCAATGCCATTGAAGTGGTGGAACAGTATGTCCGCAGCCATGGTGATACCCTGATGGTGGTCACAGCCGATCACAACACAGGTGGTATGTCCATAGGTGCTGCGGGCGAATACAAGTGGACTCCGGAAGTACTGCGCACTCTGAATGCCAGTCCGGAAACCATGGCCACCATGGCCCTTGCCAATGAGGATTGGCAACAGCCCCTGGCCCAGCAACTGGCCTTTGCCCCCTCAGCCGATGAGTACGCTGAGCTGGCCAAAGCCAGAATGCAGGGTAAGGATGTACTGGAAAGCGCCATCAAGCGTCTGATAGATGTACGCTCCAACACCGGCTGGACCACCGGGGGGCATACAGGTGTGGATGTGCAGGTTTTTGCCGCCGGTCCTGCCTCAAGTCTGTTCAATGGCCATCAGGACAATACCGACATAGCCCAGAAGCTGATGAGTCTGTTGCCCAGGGAGGCCAAAAAATCTGTGGCCACCACTCCAGACGCGAAAAACGAACCCCAGGCCGAGGCTCAGCCACTTAAAGAGCAAGTCGTCACCAATTAA
- the gshB gene encoding glutathione synthase — MIKLGIVMDPISAINIKKDSSFAMLLAAQSRGYQLFYMEMQDLAMINGVPRANMRPLTVKQDADNWYQLGEMSDCPLTELDVILMRKDPPFDTEYIYATYMLERAEEQGVLIVNKPQSLRDANEKLFTAWFSEFTPDTIVTRDPNRIRAFHQQHGDIILKPLDGMGGTLIFRIKQDDPNLGVIIETLTAYGQRYAMAQTFIPAITQGDKRILVVDGEPVPYCLARIPKQGETRGNLAAGGRGVAQPLSESDWHIARAIGPELKRRGLVFVGLDVIGDKLTEINVTSPTCIREIEAAFEVDITGMLMDAIETRLGKRQ, encoded by the coding sequence ATGATCAAACTCGGTATAGTGATGGACCCCATAAGCGCCATCAACATCAAGAAAGATTCCAGCTTTGCCATGTTGCTGGCGGCCCAGAGCCGTGGCTACCAACTCTTCTACATGGAGATGCAGGATCTGGCGATGATCAATGGTGTCCCCCGCGCCAATATGCGCCCCCTGACCGTTAAGCAGGACGCCGATAACTGGTATCAGTTGGGTGAGATGAGTGACTGCCCACTGACCGAACTGGATGTGATCCTGATGCGCAAGGACCCGCCGTTCGATACCGAGTATATCTACGCCACCTATATGCTGGAGCGCGCCGAAGAACAGGGGGTGCTGATAGTCAACAAGCCCCAGAGCCTGCGGGACGCCAACGAGAAGCTGTTTACCGCTTGGTTCTCTGAGTTTACCCCGGACACCATAGTCACCCGGGATCCGAATCGCATCCGCGCCTTCCACCAGCAACATGGGGACATCATTCTCAAGCCACTTGATGGCATGGGCGGCACCCTCATCTTCAGGATCAAGCAGGACGATCCCAATCTCGGGGTGATCATAGAGACGCTGACCGCCTATGGTCAGCGCTATGCCATGGCGCAGACCTTCATTCCGGCCATCACCCAGGGCGACAAGCGCATTCTGGTGGTGGACGGCGAGCCCGTGCCCTATTGTCTGGCGCGGATCCCCAAGCAGGGCGAAACCCGCGGCAACCTGGCAGCCGGTGGCCGCGGTGTGGCCCAGCCCCTGTCCGAAAGCGACTGGCACATTGCCCGAGCCATAGGTCCCGAACTGAAGCGCCGTGGGCTGGTCTTTGTCGGCCTGGATGTCATTGGTGACAAGCTCACTGAAATCAATGTCACCAGCCCAACCTGCATCCGTGAAATTGAGGCCGCCTTTGAGGTGGATATTACGGGCATGCTGATGGACGCCATAGAAACGCGCCTCGGCAAGCGCCAGTAA